The Rhodopseudomonas palustris genome window below encodes:
- a CDS encoding DJ-1/PfpI family protein, with translation MTATTIGLLLFPNLTQLDLTGPLQVFSRLPNAKVYLVAKTMAPVTSDTALMLPPTIDFGRCPQLDVICVPGGAGTDDLVNDEDTLAFLRQQAEQARYLTSVCTGALVLGAAGLLRGYRATTHWSALEDLAAFGAVPERSRVCIDRNRVSGGGVTAGIDFALTLAELLADRPTAQAIQLMLEYNPAPPFNAGSPDTAPQEVVAMLKQRMLGARQRRIDAVKRAADRLSRD, from the coding sequence ATGACCGCCACGACCATCGGACTGCTGCTATTTCCGAACCTGACGCAGCTCGACCTCACCGGGCCGCTGCAGGTGTTCTCGAGGTTGCCGAACGCGAAAGTGTATCTGGTGGCCAAGACGATGGCCCCGGTCACCAGCGACACCGCGCTGATGCTGCCGCCGACCATCGACTTCGGCCGCTGCCCGCAGCTCGATGTGATCTGCGTGCCCGGCGGCGCCGGGACCGACGACCTGGTCAATGACGAGGACACCCTCGCCTTCCTGCGGCAGCAGGCGGAGCAGGCGCGCTATCTCACCTCCGTCTGCACCGGCGCGCTGGTGCTCGGCGCCGCGGGCCTGCTGCGCGGCTATCGCGCGACGACGCATTGGTCTGCGCTGGAGGATCTGGCGGCGTTCGGGGCAGTTCCGGAGCGGTCGCGGGTCTGCATCGACCGCAATCGTGTCAGCGGTGGCGGAGTGACCGCCGGGATCGATTTTGCGCTGACGCTCGCGGAGCTGCTGGCTGACCGCCCGACCGCGCAGGCGATCCAGTTGATGCTGGAGTACAATCCGGCGCCGCCGTTCAACGCCGGCTCGCCAGACACCGCGCCGCAGGAGGTGGTCGCAATGCTGAAACAGCGGATGCTGGGGGCGCGTCAGCGCCGCATCGACGCCGTCAAGCGTGCGGCCGATCGGCTGTCACGCGATTAA
- a CDS encoding BA14K family protein, producing the protein MLNLRTLSAVAALAIALPLTATPSFAQGPAFAGRGGGPAFGGGGISRGSLAGAAIAHGAPVGPRVGGGGWQGGGGWQGGGGRHWHGGGGWHGGGGWHGGGWRGGFWPGVAVGSAWGAPYAYGYYSDPYYGDYDEPTVTVAPDDDGGGEAYCRQRYKSYDPASGTYLGYDGRRHPCP; encoded by the coding sequence ATGTTGAATTTGAGAACCTTGAGTGCCGTGGCCGCGCTGGCCATCGCCCTTCCCCTGACGGCGACGCCGAGCTTCGCGCAAGGCCCCGCCTTTGCCGGTCGTGGAGGCGGTCCCGCGTTCGGCGGAGGCGGAATCAGCCGCGGCAGCTTGGCCGGTGCGGCGATCGCCCACGGCGCTCCGGTCGGCCCGCGCGTCGGTGGTGGCGGCTGGCAAGGCGGCGGTGGTTGGCAGGGTGGCGGCGGCCGCCACTGGCACGGGGGTGGCGGTTGGCACGGCGGTGGTGGCTGGCATGGCGGTGGTTGGCGAGGCGGATTCTGGCCGGGGGTCGCCGTCGGGAGCGCATGGGGCGCACCCTACGCTTACGGCTATTACAGCGACCCGTACTATGGCGACTATGACGAGCCGACCGTAACTGTGGCCCCCGACGACGACGGCGGCGGCGAGGCCTATTGCCGGCAGCGTTACAAATCCTACGACCCGGCCTCGGGCACCTATCTCGGCTACGACGGCCGCCGGCATCCCTGCCCGTAA
- a CDS encoding DNA alkylation repair protein, which yields MTRRDGRAAALNSGQAEAATLAEVLAVDTPILFRSVFPEAPDRCSAEVDAVGRLGISARMAAMGQLLVRWPGSAVIERLRHHRSDTVRGWGCFIVGAQNMSLRERLAAIRPFADDPHFGVSEWAWLAVRPAIAERLDDAFTILSDWAADPSERIRRFASEATRPRGVWCKHIAALKTNPEPGRVLLDQLRADPAAYVQDSVGNWLNDAAKTRPEWVRHLVDEWLAHSPPSATQRIAKRALRSID from the coding sequence ATGACCCGACGTGACGGCCGCGCTGCTGCGTTAAATAGCGGGCAAGCTGAAGCCGCCACCCTTGCCGAAGTGTTGGCGGTCGACACGCCGATCCTGTTCCGGTCCGTCTTTCCCGAAGCTCCCGATCGCTGCTCAGCCGAGGTCGATGCCGTTGGCCGTCTCGGCATCTCGGCGCGCATGGCGGCGATGGGCCAACTGCTGGTGAGGTGGCCCGGGTCGGCTGTGATCGAGAGACTGCGCCATCATCGCAGCGACACGGTGCGCGGCTGGGGCTGCTTCATCGTTGGAGCGCAGAATATGAGCCTGCGGGAGCGGCTCGCGGCCATTCGCCCCTTCGCCGACGATCCACACTTCGGCGTTAGCGAATGGGCATGGTTGGCGGTGCGTCCTGCAATCGCTGAGCGTCTGGACGATGCTTTCACGATTCTATCGGATTGGGCGGCCGATCCTTCCGAGCGCATCCGCCGCTTCGCCAGTGAGGCGACACGGCCCCGTGGTGTCTGGTGCAAACATATCGCGGCACTCAAGACCAATCCTGAGCCTGGCCGCGTGCTGCTCGATCAGCTTAGGGCTGACCCGGCAGCTTATGTGCAGGATTCGGTCGGCAACTGGCTGAACGATGCCGCCAAGACGAGGCCCGAATGGGTGCGCCACCTCGTCGATGAATGGCTCGCGCATTCCCCGCCGAGCGCAACGCAGCGGATCGCAAAGCGGGCGCTGCGGTCGATCGACTAG
- a CDS encoding ABC transporter permease has translation MPTYSASETLDLDVGTRLASRTPSLLRALRGHFVGFAASLGWIAFGLSCLWREDIGDWTRTKEVAIAAFVFGGVIAIAAVAGFWSPRVGESLQRRSPWLLLLGVVLALWEVLTAKLGVLPLPFFPPPQAIVEVYTDDFVKLFDSVFASIKLQLGGYLIGAAVGFVTGVSIGWSRAVGYWVHPVLRFIGPLPATAWLPIAFFAFPSSWSASTFLIALATGFPVTVLTWSGVASVSNAYYDVARTLGAKPSFLVFKVAIPAALPHVFVGLFMGLGASFAVLVVAEMMGVKSGLGWYLQWAQGWAAYANMYAALLVMSLLCSGAITALFKVRDRLLVWQKGVVKW, from the coding sequence ATGCCGACGTATTCCGCGTCTGAGACGCTCGATCTCGACGTCGGGACGCGACTTGCGTCCCGCACGCCGTCGCTGCTTCGCGCGCTGCGCGGGCATTTCGTCGGCTTCGCCGCCAGCCTCGGCTGGATCGCGTTCGGTCTGTCCTGCCTGTGGCGGGAAGACATCGGCGATTGGACGCGCACCAAGGAGGTGGCGATCGCCGCCTTCGTGTTCGGCGGCGTGATCGCGATCGCGGCAGTGGCCGGGTTCTGGTCGCCGCGGGTCGGCGAGTCCTTGCAGCGGCGATCGCCGTGGCTGCTGCTGCTCGGTGTGGTGCTCGCGCTGTGGGAGGTTTTGACCGCCAAGCTCGGCGTGCTGCCGCTGCCGTTCTTCCCGCCGCCGCAGGCGATCGTCGAAGTCTATACCGACGACTTCGTCAAGTTGTTCGACAGCGTGTTCGCATCGATCAAGCTGCAGCTCGGCGGCTATCTGATCGGCGCGGCAGTCGGCTTCGTCACCGGCGTGTCGATCGGTTGGTCGCGTGCGGTCGGCTATTGGGTGCATCCGGTGCTGCGCTTCATCGGCCCGCTGCCGGCGACCGCCTGGCTGCCGATTGCATTCTTCGCCTTCCCGTCGAGTTGGAGCGCCTCGACCTTCCTGATCGCGCTCGCCACCGGATTCCCGGTGACGGTGCTGACCTGGTCGGGTGTCGCCAGCGTGTCGAACGCGTACTACGACGTCGCGCGGACGCTCGGTGCCAAGCCGTCGTTCCTGGTGTTCAAAGTCGCGATCCCGGCGGCGCTGCCGCACGTCTTCGTCGGCCTGTTCATGGGCCTCGGCGCCTCGTTCGCGGTGCTGGTGGTGGCGGAGATGATGGGCGTTAAGTCCGGCCTCGGCTGGTACCTGCAATGGGCGCAAGGCTGGGCGGCCTACGCCAATATGTATGCGGCGCTGCTGGTGATGTCGCTGCTCTGCTCCGGCGCCATCACGGCGTTGTTCAAGGTCCGTGACCGCTTGCTGGTCTGGCAGAAGGGTGTGGTGAAATGGTGA
- a CDS encoding MarR family winged helix-turn-helix transcriptional regulator, with product MIKLDEKYGALLQRAGAYDRGTVECMRLCFELLTLTTAIDRDCASRLGAHGVSEGKFVLLFLLSDTKDGLSPHELAEQAGVTRGTITGLLDGLERDGHVDRLSHDEDRRKLVVRLTPKGRRLARELTATHGRWIASLFSDFSETERASLRRLLAKAYVRTDTGRAGLKGGDDDPT from the coding sequence ATGATCAAGCTCGACGAGAAGTATGGGGCTCTCCTCCAACGAGCGGGAGCCTACGACAGGGGCACGGTCGAATGTATGCGGCTGTGCTTCGAGCTCCTGACACTGACGACTGCGATCGACCGCGATTGTGCGAGCCGGCTCGGGGCGCATGGCGTGTCGGAAGGCAAGTTCGTTTTGTTGTTCCTTTTGAGCGACACGAAAGATGGCCTGTCGCCGCATGAGCTCGCCGAGCAGGCAGGCGTGACCCGCGGCACGATTACGGGGCTGCTCGATGGCCTGGAGCGCGACGGGCATGTCGATCGCCTCTCGCATGATGAAGACCGCCGCAAGCTTGTTGTGCGCCTGACGCCAAAGGGGCGCCGATTGGCGAGGGAGCTTACGGCGACGCATGGTCGTTGGATTGCCTCTCTGTTTTCAGACTTCTCGGAAACGGAAAGGGCTTCGCTCCGTCGTCTCCTCGCAAAGGCGTATGTTCGCACGGATACCGGCCGCGCGGGATTGAAAGGGGGGGATGATGACCCGACGTGA
- a CDS encoding inorganic phosphate transporter has translation MGRSVTDFTINQAIDNGPIQPAGRPNLDKGFNPLTMILFFGVLGVGILFVAYSIYVDVEATGVRVTTYLPYLLLLVALLIALGFEFVNGFHDTANAVATVIYTHSLPAEVAVVWSGVFNFLGVLTSTGAVAFGIVSLLPVELILQVGSSAGFAMVFALLIAAILWNLGTWYFGLPASSSHTLIGSIIGVGVANALMRGRDGTSGVDWGKATEIGYALLLSPLVGFVCAAILLLLLKLVVRNPKLYSAPEGNAPPPWWIRGLLILTCTGVSFAHGSNDGQKGMGLIMLILIGTVPTAYALNRALPDSQVAHFEQTSAAASAVIAAKGAGYSIIGDPRPAVTLYVSQHKISEGTYPSLAVLVKDIGEQVQRYGSLSKVPAESVGNTRNDMYLASEAIRFLMKDKESDLGKDDVAKLNAYKGSLDSATKFIPNWVKIAVAIALGLGTMIGWKRIVITVGEKIGKSHLTYAQGASAELVAASTIGAADMFGLPVSTTHVLSSGVAGTMAANGSGLQMATIRNLLMAWVLTLPAAILLSATLYVLLSRVL, from the coding sequence ATGGGGCGTAGCGTGACCGATTTCACCATCAATCAAGCAATCGACAACGGGCCTATTCAGCCGGCCGGTCGGCCGAACCTGGACAAAGGCTTCAATCCGCTGACGATGATCCTATTCTTCGGGGTCCTCGGTGTCGGCATTCTGTTCGTGGCCTACAGCATCTATGTCGACGTCGAAGCGACCGGCGTCCGCGTCACGACGTATCTGCCTTATCTGCTGCTGCTGGTGGCGCTGCTGATCGCGCTCGGCTTCGAGTTCGTCAACGGTTTCCACGACACCGCCAATGCGGTGGCGACCGTGATCTACACCCACTCGCTGCCGGCCGAAGTTGCGGTCGTGTGGTCGGGCGTGTTCAACTTCCTCGGCGTACTGACTTCCACCGGCGCGGTGGCGTTCGGCATCGTCTCGCTGCTCCCGGTCGAATTAATCTTGCAGGTCGGATCAAGCGCCGGTTTCGCGATGGTGTTCGCGCTATTGATTGCCGCGATCCTGTGGAATCTCGGAACCTGGTACTTCGGACTCCCCGCCTCCAGCTCGCACACCTTGATCGGTTCGATCATCGGCGTCGGTGTCGCCAATGCGCTGATGCGCGGACGCGACGGCACTTCGGGAGTTGACTGGGGTAAGGCGACCGAAATCGGCTACGCGCTGCTGCTGTCGCCGCTGGTCGGCTTCGTCTGCGCCGCGATCTTGCTGTTGCTGCTCAAACTGGTGGTGCGCAATCCGAAGCTGTACTCCGCGCCGGAAGGCAACGCCCCGCCGCCGTGGTGGATCCGCGGCCTGCTGATCCTCACCTGCACCGGCGTCAGCTTCGCCCACGGCTCCAACGACGGTCAGAAAGGCATGGGCCTGATCATGCTGATCCTGATCGGCACCGTGCCGACTGCCTACGCGCTCAACCGTGCGCTGCCGGATTCCCAGGTCGCGCATTTCGAGCAGACCTCGGCGGCCGCCTCGGCCGTGATCGCGGCGAAAGGCGCCGGCTACAGCATCATCGGCGATCCCCGCCCGGCGGTGACGCTATACGTATCGCAGCACAAGATCAGCGAAGGCACCTACCCGTCGCTGGCGGTGCTGGTAAAGGATATCGGCGAGCAGGTGCAGCGCTACGGCTCGCTCAGCAAAGTGCCGGCCGAGTCCGTCGGCAACACCCGCAACGACATGTATCTGGCTTCCGAGGCGATCCGCTTCCTGATGAAGGATAAGGAAAGCGACCTCGGTAAGGACGATGTTGCCAAGCTCAACGCCTACAAGGGCTCGCTCGATAGCGCGACCAAGTTCATTCCGAACTGGGTCAAGATCGCGGTTGCGATCGCGCTCGGCCTCGGCACGATGATCGGCTGGAAGCGCATCGTCATCACCGTCGGCGAGAAGATCGGCAAATCGCATCTGACCTACGCGCAAGGTGCCTCCGCCGAGCTGGTGGCAGCCTCGACCATCGGCGCGGCCGACATGTTCGGCCTGCCGGTCTCGACCACGCACGTGCTGTCGTCGGGTGTCGCCGGCACGATGGCGGCCAACGGCTCGGGCCTCCAGATGGCCACGATCCGCAATTTGCTGATGGCCTGGGTGCTGACGCTGCCAGCCGCGATCCTGCTGTCGGCGACGCTGTACGTGCTGCTGTCGCGGGTGCTCTGA
- a CDS encoding lytic transglycosylase domain-containing protein yields MHPSSSQRRPRFTVVLKASTAILALSLGFAGLIEAADAASKVPLPKPRPLARSPAPKNVAKSLPAPDPRPSTKLPVTSPAAAVEPMRQRPPTAALHKPATRSAIAATASTSSADAGALENVIELARKKRAGEATEVANTISDPVARKLAEWVILRSEDNGASVERYAAFVHANPSWPSQSFLRRRAEAALWDDRRDDSAVLAYFEDERPSTGKGKLALARAVLARGDRRTAEQLVRDAWRNDTMSEATENTAMELFGPLITPSDHKARMDSFLYGDDLGPALRAAKRLGAAQLALARARIAVDKKASNGKALLAAVPSELHHDPGFLFSKIQVLRRDDMIAEAGRLMLTVPRDPARLHNLDEWWIERRLVARKLIDIGDYRLAYLVARDAATPTKAIYRTEHEFTAGWIALRFLNDPATAAQHFARLGRDTTNPTALARAGYWQGRAAEAAGRIQEARAAYSASAAHSTSYYGQLSRAKLGLAQLDLNGPPSGGRNADRLEIVRAVSLLYAIDEGEMAIPIFADVGENGDVDALIGLSEVAERRNDARAMLLVGKAALNRGLPFDHYAYPVNGIPQFRSVGPDVERAIVYAIARQESAFNPAVVSPANAYGLMQVTPDAGKYVCRRHGCTFDLQRLKTDSVYNAALGAAELGGLIEDYRGSYIMTFAGYNAGRGSVRKWVERYGDPRDPKVDAVDWVELIPFAETRNYVQRIMENLQVYRARFGGGHRLQIEADLRRGAGVGAE; encoded by the coding sequence TTGCATCCATCATCATCACAACGCCGCCCGCGTTTCACGGTCGTCCTGAAGGCATCGACGGCGATCCTGGCGCTCAGCTTGGGCTTTGCGGGATTGATCGAGGCTGCCGACGCCGCCAGCAAGGTGCCGCTGCCGAAGCCGCGACCGCTGGCGCGGAGTCCCGCCCCCAAGAACGTTGCGAAGTCACTGCCGGCTCCGGATCCTCGCCCCTCGACCAAGCTCCCCGTCACCAGCCCTGCTGCAGCGGTCGAGCCGATGCGTCAGCGGCCGCCCACCGCAGCCCTGCACAAGCCGGCGACGCGCTCTGCGATCGCTGCGACCGCATCGACCTCCTCCGCCGATGCCGGCGCGCTCGAAAACGTCATCGAACTCGCCCGCAAGAAAAGGGCTGGCGAAGCCACCGAGGTCGCCAACACCATCTCCGATCCCGTCGCGCGCAAGCTTGCCGAATGGGTGATCCTGCGCAGCGAGGACAACGGCGCCAGCGTCGAACGCTATGCGGCGTTCGTGCACGCCAATCCGAGCTGGCCGTCGCAGAGCTTCCTGCGCCGCCGCGCCGAGGCCGCGCTGTGGGACGATCGGCGCGATGATTCCGCCGTGCTCGCTTACTTCGAAGACGAGCGCCCTTCGACCGGCAAGGGCAAACTGGCGCTGGCGCGTGCCGTGCTGGCGCGCGGTGACCGCCGCACCGCCGAGCAACTGGTACGCGATGCCTGGCGCAACGACACGATGTCGGAGGCGACCGAAAACACCGCGATGGAGTTGTTCGGCCCGCTGATCACGCCGAGCGACCACAAGGCGCGGATGGATTCGTTCCTGTACGGCGACGATCTCGGCCCGGCGCTGCGCGCCGCCAAGCGCCTCGGCGCCGCTCAATTGGCGCTCGCGCGAGCGCGGATCGCGGTCGACAAGAAAGCGTCGAACGGCAAGGCGCTGCTCGCCGCCGTCCCATCCGAACTACACCACGACCCAGGCTTTCTGTTCAGCAAGATCCAAGTGCTGCGCCGCGACGACATGATCGCGGAGGCCGGACGGCTGATGCTGACGGTCCCGCGCGATCCGGCCCGACTGCACAATCTCGACGAATGGTGGATCGAGCGCCGACTGGTCGCGCGCAAGCTGATCGACATCGGCGATTATCGCCTCGCATATCTGGTGGCGCGCGATGCGGCGACTCCGACCAAGGCGATCTACAGGACCGAGCATGAATTCACCGCGGGCTGGATCGCGCTGCGGTTTCTGAATGATCCCGCCACCGCCGCGCAGCACTTCGCACGCCTTGGCCGCGACACCACCAACCCCACAGCCCTCGCACGCGCCGGCTATTGGCAGGGCCGCGCCGCGGAAGCAGCCGGGCGCATCCAAGAGGCACGCGCCGCTTACTCGGCATCGGCGGCGCATTCCACCAGCTATTACGGTCAGTTGTCGCGCGCCAAGCTCGGTCTGGCGCAGCTCGATCTCAACGGCCCACCATCCGGAGGCCGCAACGCCGACCGGCTCGAGATCGTCCGCGCGGTGAGCCTGCTCTATGCGATCGATGAAGGCGAGATGGCGATTCCGATCTTCGCCGATGTCGGCGAGAACGGCGATGTCGACGCACTGATCGGACTGAGCGAAGTCGCAGAACGGCGCAACGATGCGCGCGCGATGCTGCTGGTCGGCAAAGCCGCACTCAATCGCGGTCTGCCGTTCGATCACTACGCCTACCCGGTCAACGGCATTCCGCAGTTCCGCTCGGTAGGCCCCGACGTCGAACGCGCCATCGTCTATGCGATCGCCCGTCAGGAGAGCGCCTTCAATCCGGCAGTCGTTTCGCCTGCCAATGCCTACGGCCTGATGCAGGTGACGCCCGACGCTGGCAAGTACGTTTGCCGCCGCCACGGCTGCACCTTCGATCTACAGCGCCTCAAAACCGATTCGGTTTACAACGCGGCGCTCGGCGCCGCCGAACTCGGCGGCCTGATCGAGGATTATCGCGGCTCCTACATCATGACCTTCGCCGGCTACAACGCCGGCCGCGGCAGCGTCCGCAAATGGGTCGAACGCTATGGCGATCCGCGCGATCCAAAGGTCGACGCGGTGGATTGGGTCGAGCTGATTCCGTTCGCAGAAACGCGCAACTACGTGCAGCGGATCATGGAGAACCTGCAGGTCTATCGCGCCCGCTTCGGCGGCGGCCACCGTCTGCAGATCGAAGCCGACCTCCGCCGTGGCGCCGGCGTCGGCGCCGAATAG
- a CDS encoding porin, with translation MNIVKGLFLGSAAALLAVGGAQAADLPLKAKAVEYVKVCSIYGAGFYYIPGTDTCIKLGGYLRADVTLFGSAAYNAPAWNGPSGYNTRLANDMIFRSRQDLNLDTRTATEYGVVRTYFDATFNWTSGDGVAGGSLGVYYAFVQFAGFTFGKAVSQFDTPWTGYPGNNSSFLIGGYDDVTGINQVSYTAEFGNGVSASISLEDPSSYLQGGLYNVSAGPAQAFTATPTLTSAQVAGISYLGGVPGVNSYGGVQVPDIVGKVRVDQAWGLFQVSAAAHQIRGSYYTNPTTGGATETFGHPSDTWGYAVQAALSLKNLPTGPGDSINLTASYANGASRYVVGGVSPNNFALYGYSGTSLPNAYQTVALGISGDGVFGNGTSIEKSSIWGFRGAFNHNWNPYWSTSVFGSYTSVGWSGGGKDLICGRTPGVTNTAFGAVAINGTCDPNFRISQIGTVTRWTPVKNLTFSGEVMYTYFDQSSTGTITGSASNSKPGGATYEFKDQGVWSGNLRVQRNF, from the coding sequence ATGAACATCGTTAAGGGCCTGTTCCTCGGCTCAGCGGCGGCGCTTCTCGCCGTCGGCGGCGCGCAGGCGGCCGATCTCCCGTTGAAGGCCAAGGCGGTCGAATACGTGAAGGTCTGCTCGATCTACGGCGCGGGCTTCTACTACATCCCGGGCACCGATACCTGCATCAAGCTCGGCGGCTACCTGCGCGCCGACGTGACCCTGTTCGGTTCGGCGGCCTACAATGCGCCAGCGTGGAATGGTCCCTCGGGTTACAATACCCGGTTGGCCAATGACATGATCTTCCGGTCTCGTCAGGACCTCAATCTCGATACTCGCACCGCAACCGAATACGGTGTGGTTCGGACCTATTTTGACGCGACGTTCAACTGGACCTCTGGCGACGGCGTCGCGGGTGGTTCGCTCGGCGTGTACTATGCCTTCGTGCAGTTCGCGGGCTTCACTTTCGGTAAGGCCGTTTCGCAGTTTGATACGCCGTGGACCGGTTATCCGGGCAACAACAGCTCGTTCCTGATCGGCGGTTATGACGACGTCACCGGTATTAACCAGGTGTCGTACACCGCGGAATTTGGCAATGGCGTGTCGGCCTCGATCTCGCTGGAAGATCCGTCGTCTTACCTGCAAGGCGGCCTGTATAACGTAAGCGCTGGTCCGGCGCAGGCTTTCACCGCCACTCCTACGCTCACCAGCGCTCAAGTTGCGGGGATTTCCTATCTCGGTGGCGTCCCCGGCGTGAATTCTTATGGCGGCGTGCAGGTTCCGGACATTGTTGGTAAGGTCCGTGTCGACCAAGCTTGGGGTCTGTTCCAAGTGTCGGCTGCTGCGCATCAGATCCGCGGCAGCTACTACACGAACCCGACTACCGGTGGTGCGACTGAGACTTTCGGTCATCCAAGCGATACCTGGGGTTACGCCGTGCAGGCTGCCTTGTCGCTTAAGAACCTGCCGACCGGACCGGGCGACAGCATCAACTTGACTGCCAGCTATGCGAACGGTGCGAGCCGTTACGTGGTGGGCGGCGTGAGCCCGAACAACTTCGCTCTCTACGGATATTCGGGCACTTCGCTTCCGAATGCCTATCAGACGGTCGCTCTCGGCATTTCGGGTGACGGCGTGTTCGGTAATGGCACGAGCATTGAGAAGTCGTCTATTTGGGGCTTCCGCGGCGCGTTCAACCATAACTGGAATCCTTACTGGTCGACGTCGGTCTTCGGATCGTACACCTCAGTGGGTTGGTCCGGTGGTGGTAAGGACCTGATCTGTGGTCGGACGCCTGGCGTGACCAATACGGCGTTCGGGGCTGTCGCCATCAACGGTACATGCGATCCGAATTTCCGTATCTCTCAGATCGGTACTGTGACCCGTTGGACTCCCGTGAAGAACCTGACGTTCTCGGGCGAAGTGATGTATACTTACTTCGACCAGAGCAGCACGGGCACCATCACCGGCTCTGCTTCGAACAGCAAGCCGGGCGGCGCGACCTACGAGTTCAAGGACCAGGGCGTCTGGAGCGGCAACCTCCGCGTTCAGCGCAACTTCTGA
- a CDS encoding ABC transporter ATP-binding protein — protein sequence MVSAVALKQAPQAAGAALDVVDVSHHFDIDGNELPVLDHVTLSAKPGEFVALLGPSGCGKSTLLRLVAGLEPPRAGRLLEDGRVITGPHPSRVVVFQDPTLFPWRTVWKNVALGLEAQGILKSERHRVDAALALVGLSGFANAYPHQLSGGMAQRVSLARALVNDPDILVLDEPLGKLDSLTRLSMQTEIVSLWQRQGFTTLLVTHDVEEALFLAQRVVVFSERPAKLKADIAVEAPYPRHRGDPYLADLRRQILGLLGLDATW from the coding sequence ATGGTGAGCGCCGTCGCATTGAAGCAGGCGCCGCAAGCCGCCGGCGCTGCGCTCGACGTCGTCGACGTCAGCCACCACTTCGACATCGACGGCAACGAACTGCCGGTGCTGGATCACGTCACACTGAGCGCCAAGCCGGGCGAGTTCGTCGCGCTGCTCGGACCATCGGGCTGCGGCAAGTCCACGCTGCTGCGGCTGGTGGCGGGGCTCGAGCCGCCGCGCGCCGGAAGGCTGCTCGAAGATGGCCGCGTCATCACCGGGCCGCATCCGTCACGGGTGGTGGTGTTCCAGGATCCGACGCTGTTTCCGTGGCGGACCGTGTGGAAGAACGTGGCACTCGGGCTGGAGGCGCAGGGCATCCTCAAAAGCGAGCGTCACCGCGTCGATGCGGCGCTGGCGCTGGTCGGGCTCAGCGGCTTTGCCAACGCCTATCCGCACCAGCTTTCCGGCGGCATGGCGCAGCGTGTGTCGCTGGCCCGAGCGCTGGTCAACGATCCGGACATCCTGGTGCTGGACGAGCCGCTCGGCAAACTCGACTCGCTGACCCGGCTCAGCATGCAGACCGAGATCGTATCGCTATGGCAGCGGCAGGGCTTCACGACGCTGCTGGTGACCCATGACGTTGAAGAGGCGCTGTTCCTAGCGCAACGCGTGGTGGTGTTCAGCGAGCGTCCGGCCAAGTTGAAGGCCGATATCGCGGTGGAGGCGCCATATCCACGCCACCGCGGCGATCCATATCTGGCTGACCTGCGCCGCCAGATCCTCGGTCTGCTCGGCCTCGACGCCACCTGGTGA
- a CDS encoding NADH:ubiquinone oxidoreductase subunit NDUFA12: protein MKLFLLRIFTWWNGFTFGTQLWTWRFGELVGTDDQGNRYFRTKGGKIDPTLGFERRWVLYNGYAEPSRVPPEWHGWLHNVVDVPPTQESFTPREWMKPHQPNRTGTPLAHRPTGSTLSTGRRPKATGDYQPWTPGA from the coding sequence ATGAAACTGTTTTTGCTGCGGATTTTTACCTGGTGGAACGGCTTCACGTTCGGCACCCAGCTGTGGACCTGGCGGTTCGGCGAGCTGGTCGGCACCGACGATCAGGGCAACCGCTACTTCCGCACCAAGGGCGGCAAGATCGACCCGACGCTGGGCTTTGAGCGGCGCTGGGTGCTGTACAACGGCTATGCAGAGCCGAGCCGGGTCCCGCCGGAATGGCACGGCTGGCTGCACAACGTTGTGGATGTGCCGCCGACCCAGGAAAGCTTCACGCCGCGCGAGTGGATGAAGCCGCACCAGCCGAACCGGACCGGCACGCCGCTGGCGCATCGCCCGACCGGCTCCACGCTGTCGACCGGCCGCCGGCCGAAGGCGACCGGCGACTATCAGCCCTGGACCCCGGGCGCCTGA